One region of Vescimonas fastidiosa genomic DNA includes:
- a CDS encoding Asp23/Gls24 family envelope stress response protein: MVKVLTDQGEIGISNAVFTTITGAAATNCFGVKGMAYRSMTDGIVHLLRPEAMSKGVKVTYNDDNTVSIELHIIVENGVNIATVCRSIMGEVKYVVSKNTGVEVRDVNVCVDSITM, from the coding sequence ATGGTTAAAGTCCTTACGGATCAGGGCGAGATCGGCATCAGCAACGCCGTTTTCACCACCATTACCGGTGCCGCCGCCACCAACTGCTTCGGCGTAAAGGGCATGGCCTACCGCAGTATGACCGACGGCATCGTCCATCTGCTGCGCCCGGAGGCTATGAGCAAGGGCGTGAAGGTCACCTACAACGATGACAACACCGTTTCCATTGAGCTGCACATCATCGTGGAAAACGGCGTGAATATTGCCACGGTATGCCGCTCCATTATGGGAGAGGTCAAGTATGTGGTGAGCAAAAACACCGGCGTGGAGGTCCGCGATGTGAATGTATGCGTGGACTCCATCACCATGTGA
- a CDS encoding DAK2 domain-containing protein, with protein sequence MTDRISGSAFKQMVLFGAACITIEREAINDLNVFPVPDGDTGTNMSLTIQTAATELKKNQPVSVSDAASITASALLRGARGNSGVILSLLFRGMSKHLKGMEEADGVRLAGAMKEGVTTAYGAVMKPAEGTVLTVSRLAADRAAEAAQECNSVEYVLQEAIRAGQETLAQTIDMNPVLKKAGVVDAGGKGYLVILDGMLRALRGEAIPEVTGEPAESKADFSALSEEEITFTFDTVFIVRKWENTSIEPLRAYLSTIGDCLVIGEDDEAFKVHVHTDIPGNALTEAQKYGTLELAKIENMRTQYEAVAAGRKAQSTDDLDEVERELESMEEPANAPAEKRYGFLAVCAGEGLATAFRDLGVDRIVSGGQTMNPSTEAILQEVNRTPSEVVFILPNNKNIIMAAQQCVGLTDKQVIVVPTATVPQGITAMMNVDLEGDDPQAIAEAMAEAAQAVTTAQVTYAARNSDFDGFAINEGDYLALEDGKLFGTDRSIEPLLAKLAEDAKARSAEFVTIFYGEDVTEEDARKAEAVFTDTCPDAEVSVLAGGQPVYYYIVSIE encoded by the coding sequence ATGACTGACAGAATCAGCGGCAGCGCATTTAAGCAGATGGTTCTTTTCGGCGCTGCCTGTATCACCATAGAACGAGAAGCCATCAACGATCTGAATGTTTTCCCCGTGCCGGACGGAGACACCGGCACCAACATGAGCCTGACTATCCAGACCGCCGCCACGGAGCTGAAGAAAAATCAGCCTGTGTCCGTGTCCGACGCCGCCTCCATCACCGCCTCCGCCCTGCTGCGGGGCGCCCGGGGCAACTCCGGCGTTATCCTCTCGCTGCTCTTTCGGGGGATGTCCAAGCATCTCAAGGGCATGGAGGAGGCCGACGGCGTACGGCTGGCCGGGGCTATGAAGGAGGGCGTGACCACCGCCTACGGCGCGGTGATGAAGCCCGCCGAGGGCACGGTGCTGACGGTCTCTCGCCTGGCGGCGGATCGGGCCGCCGAGGCCGCTCAGGAGTGCAACAGCGTAGAATATGTGCTGCAGGAGGCCATCCGGGCCGGGCAGGAGACTCTGGCCCAGACCATTGATATGAACCCGGTTCTGAAAAAGGCCGGTGTGGTTGACGCAGGCGGAAAGGGGTATTTGGTGATCCTGGACGGAATGCTGCGGGCCCTGCGGGGCGAGGCGATCCCGGAGGTGACCGGGGAGCCGGCGGAAAGCAAGGCGGACTTCTCCGCTCTCAGCGAGGAGGAGATCACCTTCACCTTTGACACGGTGTTCATCGTGCGCAAGTGGGAAAACACCTCCATTGAGCCCCTGCGGGCCTATCTCAGCACCATCGGCGACTGCCTGGTCATCGGTGAGGACGACGAGGCGTTCAAGGTCCATGTGCATACGGATATTCCCGGAAATGCCTTGACCGAGGCCCAGAAGTACGGCACTCTGGAGCTGGCAAAGATCGAGAATATGCGCACCCAGTACGAGGCCGTGGCCGCCGGGCGCAAGGCCCAAAGCACCGACGACCTGGACGAGGTAGAGCGGGAGCTGGAGAGCATGGAGGAGCCTGCCAACGCCCCGGCGGAGAAGCGGTACGGCTTTTTGGCTGTGTGCGCCGGCGAGGGGCTGGCCACGGCGTTCCGGGATCTGGGCGTGGACCGGATCGTGTCCGGCGGACAGACCATGAATCCCTCCACGGAGGCCATTTTGCAGGAGGTAAACCGGACACCCAGCGAGGTGGTGTTCATCCTGCCTAATAATAAGAACATCATCATGGCGGCCCAGCAATGCGTGGGGCTTACGGATAAGCAGGTCATTGTGGTGCCCACGGCCACGGTGCCCCAGGGTATTACGGCCATGATGAATGTGGACCTGGAGGGAGACGATCCCCAGGCCATTGCCGAGGCCATGGCCGAGGCCGCTCAGGCCGTGACCACCGCCCAGGTGACCTACGCCGCCCGAAATTCCGACTTTGACGGCTTCGCCATCAACGAGGGGGACTATCTGGCCCTGGAGGACGGAAAGCTCTTCGGCACCGACCGCAGCATTGAACCGCTGCTGGCAAAGCTGGCGGAGGACGCCAAGGCCCGAAGCGCCGAGTTTGTGACGATCTTCTACGGCGAGGATGTGACGGAGGAGGACGCCCGGAAGGCGGAGGCCGTCTTTACCGACACCTGTCCCGACGCAGAGGTCAGCGTGCTGGCCGGTGGGCAGCCGGTGTACTATTACATTGTGTCCATTGAATAA
- the pfkA gene encoding 6-phosphofructokinase translates to MENAVKRIGVLTSGGDAPGMNACIRAVVRSALGRGIECVGIRRGWSGLINGDIMPMDSASVSRIINRGGTMLYTARSDEFRTEAGQQRAVNTCKLLGLDGVVAIGGDGTFRGAQELSKRGIAVVGIPGTIDEDIVCTDYTIGFDTAANTAVECIDRLRDTMQSHERCSVVEVMGRHAGYLALYVAMAVGATAVLVPEVPYDFEHQVVEKIRRARLGGKTNFMIVVAEGAASGIAVGDEIRRELGLDPRVTILGHIQRGGSPTAHDRVMATRMGVEAVRVLAEGRSSRVICYRDGRIIDMDIDEGLRMQKTLDPEELAVMETMTGV, encoded by the coding sequence ATGGAAAACGCAGTGAAACGCATCGGCGTCCTCACCAGCGGCGGCGATGCTCCGGGCATGAATGCCTGCATCCGGGCTGTGGTCCGCTCGGCCCTGGGACGGGGCATCGAGTGCGTGGGTATCCGTCGGGGCTGGAGCGGGCTTATTAACGGAGACATTATGCCCATGGATTCCGCCAGCGTCAGCCGTATCATCAACCGCGGCGGCACTATGCTCTATACCGCCCGCAGCGACGAGTTCCGCACCGAGGCGGGCCAGCAGCGGGCCGTGAATACCTGCAAGCTTCTGGGACTGGACGGCGTGGTGGCCATCGGCGGCGACGGCACCTTTCGCGGCGCCCAGGAGCTGAGCAAGCGCGGCATCGCGGTGGTGGGTATCCCCGGCACCATTGACGAGGATATTGTCTGCACCGACTATACCATCGGCTTCGATACCGCTGCCAACACGGCCGTGGAGTGCATTGACCGCCTTCGGGACACCATGCAGTCCCACGAGCGCTGCTCTGTGGTGGAGGTTATGGGCCGCCATGCGGGGTATCTGGCCCTGTATGTGGCTATGGCCGTGGGCGCCACCGCCGTGCTGGTACCCGAGGTGCCCTATGACTTTGAACATCAGGTGGTGGAGAAGATCCGTCGGGCCCGCCTGGGGGGCAAAACCAACTTCATGATCGTGGTGGCCGAGGGCGCCGCCAGCGGCATCGCCGTGGGTGATGAGATACGCCGGGAGCTGGGGCTGGATCCCCGGGTCACCATCCTGGGCCACATTCAGCGGGGCGGCAGTCCCACGGCCCATGACCGGGTTATGGCCACCCGCATGGGCGTGGAGGCCGTTCGCGTCCTGGCCGAGGGCCGCTCCAGCCGGGTCATCTGCTATCGGGACGGACGCATTATCGACATGGATATAGACGAGGGCCTGCGTATGCAAAAAACCTTGGACCCGGAAGAGCTGGCCGTCATGGAAACCATGACCGGCGTGTAA
- a CDS encoding C40 family peptidase has protein sequence MSRKLCSLCLAVAVFISTLSIAYADDMARVEPTEGDYALAVAALADAGLDTGFVSGRASTQRLYESGLPAGGQDASLNELQFLALDEMEAEALSRQAQREQLAANLALLDQYDGVKLASSATVYSDAGSTDSGHTIDSGKVARLEDIDATGRWYLVSFSSFSGYISADVCTPVDYSEYDGTDAVRTQAEIDARTKTSYSVSFGSGVVSGSSNLRSAIVDYAYSFLGTPYVYGGASRSGTDCSGLTMQLFAQYGISLRHGCAAQYYASQPVSRWELQPGDLVFFYSGLGHVGVYIGGGQFIHASDSGVVVASLYSSYWAGNYYGAGRILVD, from the coding sequence ATGTCAAGAAAGTTATGCAGTCTTTGTTTGGCGGTAGCCGTGTTTATTTCCACCCTGTCCATTGCCTACGCCGATGATATGGCGCGGGTAGAGCCGACGGAGGGGGATTATGCGCTGGCGGTGGCCGCCTTGGCGGACGCAGGGCTGGACACCGGCTTTGTTTCCGGCCGGGCCAGCACCCAGCGACTCTATGAAAGCGGTCTGCCTGCGGGCGGACAAGACGCTTCCCTGAATGAATTACAGTTTTTGGCTCTGGACGAGATGGAGGCGGAAGCCCTCTCCCGGCAGGCCCAGCGAGAGCAGCTGGCTGCGAACCTGGCGCTGCTGGATCAGTATGACGGCGTGAAGCTGGCAAGCAGCGCCACCGTCTACTCCGATGCGGGCAGCACCGACAGCGGCCACACCATCGACTCCGGCAAGGTAGCCCGGCTGGAGGATATTGACGCCACAGGCCGGTGGTACCTGGTCTCCTTCAGCAGCTTCAGCGGCTATATTTCCGCCGATGTCTGCACCCCGGTGGACTACAGCGAATACGACGGCACCGATGCCGTGCGCACCCAGGCGGAAATCGATGCCCGGACCAAGACCTCTTACTCCGTGTCCTTCGGCTCCGGGGTGGTATCCGGCAGCAGCAATCTGCGCAGCGCCATTGTGGACTACGCCTATAGCTTCCTGGGCACGCCCTATGTGTACGGCGGCGCCAGCCGCTCCGGCACCGACTGCTCGGGTCTGACCATGCAGCTCTTCGCGCAGTACGGCATCTCCCTGCGCCATGGCTGTGCAGCCCAGTATTACGCCAGTCAGCCCGTCTCCCGGTGGGAGCTGCAGCCCGGGGATCTGGTGTTCTTCTACTCCGGCCTCGGCCATGTGGGCGTCTACATCGGCGGCGGTCAGTTCATCCATGCCAGCGACAGCGGTGTGGTGGTGGCCTCCCTGTACAGCAGCTACTGGGCCGGTAATTACTACGGCGCAGGACGCATTTTGGTCGACTAA
- a CDS encoding transporter substrate-binding domain-containing protein: MKKFVSLLLALLMIASLAACGKKANDDKTTDDSLSILENVVTWNDVEPYRVLVQKGDPKGLLPGINKAIAELTANDGAKIKEIEEKVASQDVNTPDSVGTELPDTAPKSESGKPVLVVGTSPDYPPYEFYSDAAMTQFAGIDVEVAKFIADSMGMELQMEAMNFDNLVTSLGNGDFDMVLAACEYSEERALACDFSDPYYTDLPPVILVKTANLDKYKTLDDINKAGVIIGAQKNTTKANAAADMFPEAANGMVLEALVPTLITELKNGTIDLLVLDGNVGMSYIK, from the coding sequence ATGAAAAAGTTCGTATCCCTGCTCCTGGCCCTGCTGATGATCGCGAGCCTGGCAGCCTGCGGCAAGAAAGCCAATGATGACAAAACCACCGACGATTCCCTCTCCATTCTGGAAAATGTTGTAACCTGGAACGATGTGGAGCCCTACCGCGTTCTGGTGCAGAAGGGCGACCCCAAGGGGCTGCTGCCCGGCATCAACAAGGCCATCGCTGAGCTGACCGCTAACGACGGCGCCAAGATCAAGGAGATCGAGGAGAAGGTTGCTTCTCAGGATGTCAACACTCCCGATTCCGTGGGCACTGAGCTCCCCGACACCGCGCCTAAGAGCGAGAGCGGCAAGCCCGTGCTGGTCGTTGGCACCAGCCCCGACTATCCTCCCTACGAGTTCTACTCCGATGCTGCTATGACCCAGTTCGCCGGCATCGATGTGGAAGTGGCCAAGTTCATCGCTGACTCCATGGGTATGGAGCTGCAGATGGAGGCTATGAACTTCGATAACCTGGTGACCTCCCTGGGCAACGGCGACTTCGACATGGTGCTGGCCGCCTGCGAGTATAGCGAGGAGCGTGCCCTGGCTTGTGACTTCTCCGACCCCTACTACACCGATCTGCCCCCTGTCATTCTGGTAAAGACCGCCAACCTGGACAAGTATAAGACCCTGGACGACATCAACAAGGCCGGCGTCATTATCGGTGCTCAGAAGAACACCACCAAGGCCAATGCCGCTGCGGATATGTTCCCCGAGGCTGCTAACGGCATGGTGCTGGAGGCCCTGGTTCCCACCCTGATTACGGAGCTGAAAAATGGCACCATCGACCTGCTGGTGCTGGACGGCAATGTGGGCATGAGCTATATTAAGTAA
- a CDS encoding amino acid ABC transporter permease translates to MSWNDMFVNMGNTNFFNFSFLPKYAGAFVRGFEYTLLLAVVSVLLAVIPALLLALMRLSKNRFIKTIAGAYIALFRSTPLLVQLSIIYFGLFHYIQLPRTLLFGFIAINRFVPGVVALALNSSAYVAEIFRAGILAVDKGQTEAARSLGLSSWQSMRLVVLPQAIKNVLPALANEVVTMVKESSICSVLGMAEIMYTAQAVAGNSYITLSPYVLAAIIYFCINYPASKAIEAIERRMRRGDKQ, encoded by the coding sequence ATGTCGTGGAATGATATGTTTGTCAACATGGGCAACACCAATTTCTTTAATTTTTCGTTTTTACCTAAATACGCAGGAGCCTTTGTACGGGGCTTTGAGTATACCCTGCTGCTGGCGGTGGTATCCGTGCTGCTGGCTGTGATTCCCGCCCTGCTGCTGGCTCTGATGCGTCTAAGCAAAAATCGGTTTATCAAGACAATCGCCGGGGCATACATCGCTCTGTTCCGCTCCACTCCCCTGCTGGTACAGCTGTCCATCATCTACTTCGGTTTGTTCCACTACATTCAGCTGCCCCGGACCCTGCTGTTTGGCTTCATAGCCATTAACCGTTTCGTACCGGGCGTGGTAGCCCTGGCTCTGAACAGCTCCGCCTATGTGGCTGAAATTTTCCGGGCGGGCATCCTGGCCGTGGACAAGGGGCAGACGGAGGCCGCCCGGTCCCTGGGCCTGTCCTCCTGGCAGAGCATGCGTCTGGTGGTGCTGCCCCAGGCTATCAAGAATGTGCTGCCCGCCCTGGCCAATGAGGTGGTAACCATGGTGAAGGAAAGCTCCATCTGCTCTGTTTTGGGCATGGCGGAGATTATGTACACCGCCCAGGCCGTGGCCGGAAACAGCTACATTACCCTCTCCCCCTATGTTCTGGCGGCAATCATCTATTTCTGCATCAACTACCCGGCCTCCAAGGCCATCGAAGCCATTGAAAGGAGGATGCGTCGTGGCGACAAGCAATAA
- a CDS encoding amino acid ABC transporter ATP-binding protein — MISVQHLVKEYNHGTVKALNDCNLDIAQGEVVAIIGPSGSGKSTLLRSLNLLEEPTGGQIFFDGVDLADKSVDINLHRQKMGMVFQHFNLFPHKTVLQNITMAPLALKKKTPEEAQKQAMELLERIGLADKAGEYPNMLSGGQKQRIAIVRALAMDPEVMLFDEPTSALDPEMVGEVLDLMRSLAKEGMTMAVVTHEMGFAREVADRVVFMAEGKILEEGSPAELFDSPKDPRLQDFLSKVL; from the coding sequence CTGATCTCCGTGCAGCACCTGGTGAAGGAGTACAACCATGGCACCGTGAAGGCGCTGAACGATTGTAACCTGGACATCGCGCAGGGGGAAGTGGTGGCCATCATCGGCCCCTCGGGGTCCGGCAAGTCCACCCTGCTGCGCTCCCTGAATCTGCTGGAGGAGCCCACCGGCGGCCAGATCTTTTTTGACGGTGTAGACCTGGCGGATAAGTCTGTGGACATCAACCTGCACCGGCAGAAGATGGGCATGGTATTCCAGCATTTTAACCTCTTTCCCCACAAGACCGTGCTGCAAAACATCACCATGGCGCCCCTGGCGCTGAAGAAAAAGACCCCGGAGGAGGCGCAAAAGCAGGCCATGGAGCTGCTGGAGCGCATCGGCCTGGCGGACAAGGCGGGCGAGTATCCCAATATGCTCTCCGGCGGCCAAAAGCAGCGTATCGCCATTGTGCGGGCCCTGGCTATGGACCCGGAGGTGATGCTCTTTGACGAGCCTACCAGCGCCCTGGATCCGGAAATGGTGGGTGAGGTGCTGGACCTGATGCGCAGCCTGGCCAAGGAGGGCATGACCATGGCGGTGGTGACCCACGAAATGGGCTTCGCCCGGGAGGTAGCCGACCGGGTGGTGTTCATGGCCGAGGGCAAGATCCTGGAGGAGGGCAGCCCCGCAGAGCTGTTCGACAGCCCCAAGGATCCCCGTCTGCAGGATTTCCTGAGCAAGGTGCTGTGA
- a CDS encoding flavodoxin has translation MKTAVVYWSGTGNTEAMAQAVAQGMTDAGAEAVLLTPDQVQAGDLNAYDAIAFGCPAMGSEVLEEMEFQPMFDACKRSLSGKRAALFGSYGWGDGQWMRSWEKDCDDAGLNLVCESVVCAEAPDETALEACRALGKALAA, from the coding sequence ATGAAAACTGCTGTTGTGTATTGGAGCGGTACAGGCAATACGGAGGCGATGGCCCAGGCCGTTGCCCAGGGTATGACCGACGCCGGCGCAGAGGCTGTGCTGCTGACGCCCGACCAGGTGCAGGCCGGAGACCTGAATGCCTACGATGCCATCGCCTTTGGCTGCCCCGCCATGGGCAGCGAGGTGCTGGAGGAGATGGAGTTTCAGCCGATGTTCGATGCGTGCAAGCGCAGCCTCAGCGGCAAACGCGCGGCACTGTTCGGCTCCTACGGATGGGGCGACGGCCAGTGGATGCGCAGCTGGGAAAAAGACTGCGACGATGCGGGGCTGAACCTGGTGTGCGAGAGCGTGGTCTGCGCCGAAGCGCCCGACGAGACGGCACTGGAGGCCTGCCGCGCCCTCGGAAAGGCCTTGGCTGCCTGA
- a CDS encoding DUF3793 family protein, whose product MCEEILIRQGAPTLAGIKTGSLFPCPCEDRRALLSDIRRLNRRLSPKGLCLLPIRFSGGQALLYLYRPAELRRDLRDAQAAQLLRQAGYGEESCARCVARLVCRFRESGEFPHEVGLFLSYPPEDVKGFIDHRACGFKCAGLWKVYGDEEKARTLFAKYRKCTEIYCALWQSGSRLEQLAVAV is encoded by the coding sequence ATGTGCGAAGAAATTTTGATTCGACAGGGTGCGCCGACACTGGCGGGGATCAAGACAGGGAGCTTATTTCCCTGCCCCTGCGAGGACCGCCGGGCGCTGCTATCCGATATACGGCGACTGAACCGGAGATTGTCACCGAAGGGCCTTTGTCTGCTGCCAATCCGCTTTTCGGGTGGCCAGGCGCTCCTTTACCTCTACCGGCCTGCCGAGCTACGGCGGGACCTGCGGGATGCACAGGCGGCCCAGCTGCTGCGGCAGGCGGGCTATGGCGAGGAGAGCTGCGCGCGCTGTGTGGCAAGGCTTGTCTGCCGGTTTCGGGAGAGCGGGGAATTCCCCCACGAGGTGGGGCTGTTCCTCAGCTATCCGCCGGAGGATGTGAAGGGCTTCATTGACCACCGCGCCTGCGGCTTCAAGTGCGCGGGGCTTTGGAAGGTCTACGGAGACGAGGAAAAGGCCCGTACACTATTCGCAAAATACAGAAAATGCACGGAGATCTACTGCGCACTTTGGCAGAGCGGCTCAAGGCTTGAGCAGCTTGCCGTCGCGGTTTGA
- a CDS encoding Fur family transcriptional regulator, translating into MPKYAEEILSAVWELQRHPTAEQVFLEMKKVHPNIALGTVYKHLNALAEEGQLLRITEPGSPDRYDRTERHDHLICSRCGRISDVRLPDMQSQIQQALGQEILSYDLRIRYICPACREQKNKSIVGERQER; encoded by the coding sequence ATGCCGAAATATGCAGAGGAAATATTGAGCGCCGTATGGGAGCTGCAGCGGCATCCTACGGCAGAGCAGGTGTTCCTGGAGATGAAAAAAGTGCATCCCAACATCGCCTTGGGTACGGTATACAAGCATCTGAACGCTTTGGCGGAGGAGGGACAGCTGCTGCGCATCACGGAGCCGGGCTCGCCGGACCGCTATGACCGGACGGAGCGGCACGACCACCTGATATGCAGCCGGTGCGGGAGAATTTCGGATGTTCGTCTGCCGGATATGCAGAGCCAGATCCAGCAGGCCCTGGGGCAGGAGATCCTCTCCTACGATCTCCGGATCCGTTATATCTGCCCCGCCTGCAGAGAGCAGAAAAATAAAAGCATCGTGGGGGAGCGTCAGGAGCGCTAA
- a CDS encoding GGGtGRT protein produces MALFESYERRIDKISGVLAQYGIGSVEECREICKAKGFDPYEIVKSIQPICFENACWAYTVGAAIALKAGVKTAAEAAKLIGVGLQSFCIDGSVAEDRKVGLGHGNLGAMLLSEESKCFAFLAGHESFAAAEGAIGIVKNANKARKEPLRVILNGLGKDAAQIISRINGFTYVQTQFDYYTSELKVVREIRYSEGERASVRCYGADDVREGVAIMHFEGVDVSITGNSTNPTRFQHPVAGTYKKECIEQGKKYFSVASGGGTGRTLHPDNMAAGPASYGMTDTMGRMHSDAQFAGSSSVPAHVEMMGFLGMGNNPMVGATVAVAVAVAEAIK; encoded by the coding sequence ATGGCACTGTTTGAAAGCTACGAAAGAAGAATCGACAAGATCAGCGGCGTCCTCGCTCAGTACGGCATCGGCTCCGTGGAGGAGTGCCGGGAAATCTGCAAGGCCAAGGGCTTTGACCCCTATGAGATCGTAAAGAGCATCCAGCCCATTTGCTTCGAAAATGCCTGCTGGGCTTACACCGTGGGCGCGGCCATCGCGCTGAAGGCCGGAGTCAAGACCGCAGCCGAGGCTGCCAAGCTGATCGGCGTGGGCCTGCAGTCCTTCTGCATCGACGGGTCTGTGGCCGAGGACCGCAAGGTGGGTCTGGGCCACGGCAACCTGGGCGCTATGCTCCTCAGCGAGGAGAGCAAGTGCTTCGCCTTCCTGGCGGGCCACGAGTCCTTCGCCGCCGCCGAGGGCGCCATCGGCATTGTGAAAAACGCCAACAAGGCCCGCAAGGAGCCCCTGCGCGTGATCCTCAACGGCCTGGGTAAGGACGCCGCCCAGATCATCAGCCGTATCAACGGCTTCACCTATGTGCAGACCCAGTTTGACTACTACACAAGTGAGCTGAAGGTAGTGCGGGAGATCCGCTACTCCGAGGGCGAGCGGGCCAGCGTCCGCTGCTACGGCGCGGATGATGTGCGCGAGGGCGTGGCCATCATGCACTTCGAGGGCGTGGATGTGTCCATCACCGGTAACTCCACCAACCCCACCCGCTTCCAGCATCCTGTGGCCGGCACCTACAAGAAGGAGTGCATCGAGCAGGGTAAGAAGTATTTCTCCGTGGCCTCCGGCGGTGGTACGGGCCGTACCCTGCACCCGGACAACATGGCCGCCGGCCCTGCCTCCTATGGCATGACCGACACCATGGGCCGTATGCACAGCGACGCCCAGTTCGCCGGGTCCAGCTCTGTGCCTGCCCATGTGGAGATGATGGGCTTTTTGGGCATGGGCAATAACCCCATGGTGGGCGCCACCGTGGCCGTGGCTGTGGCTGTGGCAGAAGCTATTAAGTAA
- a CDS encoding iron-sulfur cluster assembly scaffold protein: MIYTSEVQHMCPIAKGAYHGPAPIPEEGKWVQAKEIGDISGFTHGIGWCAPQQGACKLTLNVKNGVIEEALVETIGCSGMTHSAAMASEILIGKTILEALNTDLVCDAINTAMRELFLQIVYGRTQSAFSEGGLAVGASLEDLGKGLRSQVGTMFATKEKGPRYLEMAEGYVTRVALNKDDEIVGYEFISLGKMMDFIKKGDDAATALEKAKGHYGQFDNAAKYVDPRQE, translated from the coding sequence ATGATCTATACCAGCGAAGTGCAGCATATGTGCCCCATCGCCAAGGGCGCTTATCATGGCCCTGCGCCTATTCCCGAGGAGGGAAAGTGGGTCCAGGCTAAGGAGATCGGCGACATTTCCGGCTTCACCCACGGTATCGGCTGGTGCGCTCCTCAGCAGGGCGCCTGCAAGCTGACGCTGAATGTGAAAAACGGCGTTATCGAGGAGGCTCTGGTGGAGACCATCGGCTGCTCCGGCATGACCCATTCCGCTGCTATGGCATCCGAAATTCTCATCGGCAAGACCATTCTGGAGGCATTGAACACCGACCTGGTGTGCGACGCTATCAATACCGCCATGCGGGAGCTGTTTTTGCAGATCGTGTATGGCCGTACCCAGTCCGCTTTCTCCGAGGGCGGTCTGGCGGTGGGCGCTTCCCTGGAGGATCTGGGCAAGGGCCTGCGCAGCCAGGTGGGCACCATGTTTGCCACCAAGGAAAAGGGGCCCCGCTATTTGGAGATGGCCGAGGGCTATGTGACAAGAGTGGCTCTGAACAAGGACGATGAGATCGTGGGCTACGAGTTCATCAGTCTGGGCAAGATGATGGACTTTATCAAGAAGGGCGACGACGCAGCCACCGCCCTGGAAAAGGCCAAGGGTCACTATGGTCAGTTCGACAATGCGGCGAAGTATGTCGATCCCAGACAGGAATAA
- the trpS gene encoding tryptophan--tRNA ligase encodes MENTVEKKKRIFSGIQPSGELTLGSYMGAIRNWVDLQEEYDCLYCIVDMHAITVRQDPATLRRRSVNQLAQYIACGLDPKKNIMFIQSHVPQHAELSWVLGCYTQFGELSRMTQFKAKAKQHADNITAGLFTYPVLMASDILLYQADLVPVGEDQRQHVELTRDIAQRFNSVYGDTFTLPGAFIPKMGARVMSLANPESKMSKSDPDGCVFMMDKPEDIMRKFKRAVTDCETAVKFDKENKAGISNLLTIYCAATGKTLAEAEAEFAGQGYGVFKPAVGEAVVELLRPLREESERIMKDKAYLESVYKEGAEHAAYLAQKTLSKVYRKIGFVAK; translated from the coding sequence ATGGAGAACACAGTGGAGAAGAAAAAGCGGATATTCAGCGGTATTCAGCCCAGCGGAGAGCTGACCCTGGGCTCTTACATGGGAGCCATTCGCAACTGGGTGGATCTGCAGGAGGAATATGACTGCCTGTACTGCATCGTGGATATGCACGCCATCACCGTGCGGCAGGACCCGGCTACCCTGCGCCGCCGCAGTGTGAACCAGTTGGCCCAGTACATCGCCTGCGGCCTGGACCCCAAGAAAAACATCATGTTCATCCAGAGCCATGTGCCCCAGCACGCGGAGCTGAGCTGGGTGCTGGGCTGCTACACCCAGTTTGGTGAGCTGAGCCGCATGACCCAGTTTAAGGCCAAGGCCAAGCAGCACGCGGACAATATCACCGCGGGACTGTTCACCTACCCGGTTTTGATGGCCTCGGATATTCTGCTGTATCAGGCGGATCTGGTGCCGGTGGGAGAGGACCAACGGCAGCATGTGGAGCTGACAAGGGACATTGCCCAGCGGTTTAACAGCGTGTACGGAGATACCTTTACCCTGCCGGGTGCTTTTATCCCCAAAATGGGAGCCCGGGTCATGAGCCTGGCAAATCCCGAAAGCAAAATGAGTAAGTCCGACCCCGACGGATGCGTATTTATGATGGACAAGCCCGAGGACATCATGCGCAAGTTTAAGCGCGCCGTTACCGACTGCGAGACGGCGGTGAAGTTTGACAAGGAGAATAAGGCCGGCATCTCCAACCTGCTGACCATCTACTGCGCCGCCACCGGCAAGACCTTGGCGGAGGCGGAGGCGGAGTTCGCAGGCCAGGGCTACGGCGTTTTCAAGCCCGCTGTGGGCGAGGCCGTGGTGGAGCTGCTGCGGCCCCTGCGGGAGGAGTCCGAGCGCATTATGAAGGACAAGGCGTACCTGGAGAGCGTTTACAAGGAGGGAGCGGAGCACGCTGCCTACCTGGCCCAAAAGACCCTGAGCAAGGTATACCGCAAGATAGGGTTTGTGGCGAAGTAA